CTCCGTTCCGGGTAGATAACAGCGAAGAAACCATTCTCAGGTTTCCTTTTCCTTTTCCGGAAGACAATTACATGTACTCGATGAATATCGAGCCGCATGTGAAAGGCGGCCCGGTGGAGGCCATGAGTCACACCTTCGATGTGGATGAGCATTACATCGGTGAGTGCGCGGAAAAAGCGCGTATTCTTGCGGAAGACCCCAAACGCTGCATGGTGTTGCCGCACATGCGTGATGCGGAGTGGGATTTTCTTGAGCTGGGTATGGACAGTCTGTCATCAGACTATCCTGAGCATTTCACTCTGAAGAAAGAGGGGAATGACTGGAGTTGGGAAAATCATCTACTGAATATCAGCCAATCCTTTGTATTTGGCGACGCAGCGACACTGCCTCTGGCGCCTTTCGAATATATGGCGCGACAGATGCAGGGTGATTTTACGCTTCATGACCAGCGTGAGAACGATCTGTGGATGGACGGGGGCATGGTCACGTCGCAGGCGGACTGGTCCCTGAAATTCGATATGGGCATGTCTTTTCGCCAGTGGCACGCGCCGGTCCCCAAAGCCTCTGAAATGGGTATTTTTGATCGCGGTCTCAGGTTCCTGCTGATGCTTCAGTACGGACGACCGGTCAGGCGGCTGAACTGGACGATGACGATCAATCCCCGGCTTGATACTTCGCCGGAAAATTACATGATCTGGGGGGAGGATCGCGCATCCGTCACGGCTGAAAACGTGGCGGAAAAAGTGCATCTGCGTGTGGAGCTTCAGACGCTCTACCGTCTGCCACGATCAAACGCGGTCCTGTTTGCAATCCGGTGTTATCTGATGCCGATAAAAGACATCATGACAGTACCGAAATGGCGAAAACGGCTACATCGCGTTCTCCGTGATCTCGATCCGGCTCTGGCTTCCTACAAGGGGCTGGATCTTTTCCGTCCCACGGTTGTCGAGTTTTTACGTCCGTATGATGATGGCGCGCCATTATCGTCAGGCATTCAGTCAGTCTAAGATTTTTTCTGAACGTGATGCTGTGCTGGGATCTCCCTGTAATTATAAATATTCTCTGTGATTTGTAGCGCAGCGGTCATGAAGAATCGATTTTCAAGCAATGGTGTCATCATAAAGGATGTCTTTGGGGTATTTTTCTGAAAAACCAGTTTTCAAAAACAGATCATATCCGGAAATCCTGTTTTGTTGTCAGTGGCCTGTTTCAGGGTGCATTTGGAAATTCATCATCTGATGCTGAACCGGCCTTGCGGAGCACACGCATGACGCTCTGAAATGCCGGCTTTTCGTTATTCTTCTGTTGGTGCAGAGAACCACTTCCATACTTGGTTCGAGCCTCTAAGTCGTTTCCAAAAGGCTTCTCGGGCGGATTTTAAGGAAGTCATTTGAGCGATACATCTGTGGCCGATGAGAAGTAGCACCTTACCGACCACAGGATTGCAGCTCTTTTGCCGCTTGAGCCTTTCCAGTCTTAATGAAAGCTGGGTGTATTTTCCGGCAGTACTGCGTCCTGCCCGGATACGTTGCACCCTGCTGTGTCTATTTCCGGAGGGGGCAGGCGGCCTGCCAGGGCATCCTGCAGTTTGTTCATATCAAGGGCGCCTTCCCAGCGTGCCACCACGATGGTTGCAACGGCGTTACCGACGATGTTGGTCAGGGAGCGACATTCGGACATGAACTTGTCCACTCCGAGAATCAGCGCCATGCCTGCCACGGGAATAGACGGCACGACGGACAGTGTCGCAGCCAGCGTGACGAAACCTGCTCCTGTGACGCCTGCCGCTCCCTTGGAACTGACCATGGCGACGAGCAGCAGGGCCAGTTGCTCTCCGAGCGAGAGATGCACATCCGTTGCCTGCGCCACAAACAGGGCGGCAATCGTCATGTAGATGTTGGTGCCATCAAGATTGAAAGAGTATCCCATCGGCACGACCAGACCGACGATGGGGCGGTCGCAGCCTGCGGCTTCCAGCTTGGACATTAGAGTGGGGAGCGCGGACTCTGATGAGCTTGTTCCCAGAACGATCAGCAGTTCTTCACGCAGGTAACCCAGAAGCCGGATGATTGAAAAGCCACACAGCCGGGCAACAATGCCCAGAACCAGAAGGATGAACAGGATCGAGGTGAAATAGAATGTGGCTACCAGCCAGATCAGGCTGATGACGGAGCCGATTCCAAACTTGCCGATGGTGAACGCCATGGCGCCGAAAGCGCCGATAGGAGCCGCCAGCATGACGATCCGCACCACGCCGAACACAAGTTCGGTCAGTTGCTTGAACAGCTTGAGAACAGGCTCGCCACGCGGTCCCATATGCGACAGGCTGATACCGAACACGATGGCGACGAACAGGACCTGAAGGATCTCTCCGGATGTGAAGGCGCTGGCGGTTGTGGTCGGGATGATCTGCAGCAGGAAGTCCGAGAAGGAATGCTCCTTCGCCCGCTCGACATAACCGCCGATACTGGTCGTATCAAGGGAACGGACGTCCACATGCATTGACGCGCCGGGCTGTACGACGTTGGCGATCACCATGCCCACAATCAGGGCGAGGGTCGAGAAAAACAGAAAGTAGGCCATGGCTTTCGCGCCGATGCGTCCAGCCTTTCCAAGATTGCCCATCCCGGCAATGCCCGTGGAGACAGTCAGGAAGATGACCGGTGCGATCACCATTTTCACCAGTTTGATGAAACCGTCGCCCAGAGGACGTACGGCCGCCCCCAGTCCGGGATCGAAATAGCCAAGCAGCACACCCGCCACCACGGCGATCAAAACCTGCACGTACAGGCTTTTCCATGGTTTGCGTCGAGGGGATGGGGAGGAGGTTTCTGTCATTATCATGGCTCTTTTGAGTAGTCCCGTCGGGGAGAGTTCTTGTTGTTTATTGGCCCTGTCACAGCAGCAAGACGGCAGGCGTAATGGTTGCGATAACAGGACAAAGGCTCTGCGCCAAATTTTGAGGCACTTTCTTGTTTTGTTCTGATTTGTTAGAGGGGAGAATTCGATCGATCAGAAAGTACGGCAAGTCATGGTTCCAACATCTGCGGGCTCCCCTGAAACCGGTCTGTGGATTGGGCTGTTGGCGTGTGCCGGTCTGGTGATCTTCGTTCTACTGTTCATTCTCGTGCGTTACCGTTCAACTTCTGGTGGGGAGAGCGACAGTGACCTGTTGGCCCGGCTTTACGTGCTTGTGGAGAGAGAGGCCGGACTGCGCTATTCCGAAGCGGAACAGCAGCGGATCAGACTGGCGGAAACCGAACGGGCGCTGATTGGCCGCGTCGAGCAGATGCGGGCTGAGCTTATGGAGCGGGTGGCGCATCTTTCCGGTGCGCTCGGCAAGGATCAGGCGGAGGCCCGTGCGGTTCAGTCGGAGGCGCTCAGGGAAATGGCGGAAGCGAGTGCGCTTCAGCTGAACGCCATTCGGGGAGCTGTGACAGAGCAGCTGCATGCTGCGGTTGAGCGTCAGATGCAGACCTCATTCCAGCGGGTGCTGGAGCAGTTCTCGGCCATGCAGAAAGCCATGGGCGAAGTGTCTGCGATGACGGCGCAGATTGGCGACCTCAAGCGCCTTTTTGGCAATGTCAAAACACGCGGAGGCTGGGGGGAGGCGCAGTTGAGAGCCATTCTGGAGGATGTCCTGCCTCCCGGCACCTTTGAAGCCAACCGTCGCCTTGGGCAGGGGCGCGAGGTCGTCGAGTTTGTTGTGCGGATGCCTGTTCGGGGGCCTAACCCGCCGGTGTTGGCCATAGACAGCAAATTTCCGACAGAGGCTTATGAACGGCTTCTCGATGCTGTGACGCAGGATGACAGGGATGCGGAGCGCGGTTCACGCCGGGCTCTGGAAAACACAGTGAAGATGGAAGCCCGTAAAATTGCTTCCAAGTATATCGTGCCGCCGGAAACGGTGGAGTTTGCGGTGCTCTATCTGCCAACAGACGGTTTGTATGCGGAAGTGGCGCGGGCTCCGGGATTGATTGACGAGATTGGACGCACGTGTCGCGTGCTGATCATGGGACCGTCGCTTATGCCCGCGCTCCTGCGCACTATTCATCTCGGTTATGTCACGCTTTCTCTTGAGGAGCGGACGGATACGATTGCCCATCTGCTGGGCTCGACACGGCAGGAAATGCTGAAAATGGACGGTGTTCTCGAAAAACTGTCCCGCAATGCCCAGTCGATGAGTTCGACAATCGAGGACGCGCGGCAGCGGACACGGGTTGTGGCGCGCCAGTTGCGCAGCCTCGATACGACTGACGATGGTGGGGCGTGGCACGAACCTTCGGCTGGATGATCCGTTGACGTCGTCTTGTGAAGGATGACGAGAAGCAGATCGACGTTGCTGTTTTCGAAAGAGACCCCTTTTTTTTGCGCTCCGCCGTCTTGTGGTGACCCCTGATGTTCGTGCCATCCAGACAAAGTCATACCGAGCGCCACGCCCTGTTGGTCCTGAACCCGTTCGAGCAGATGTTCTCACACATCCAGTTTCGCCCGGCGGATGAAAAGCTGTGCCGCCCGCCACCAAGGCCCCAGTTCAGTGGGGATAATCCGCCCTTTCGCGCCATTCTCATGACGCCAGAAAATCGCTGCTATCGTATCGTGCGCCGCAGATCATGGGGCGGCGTCTTGCTCCGCGGGCGAACCGCCTCAATCAGAGGTTTCCAGATCGCCCCTGTCTCGTCCGTAAAAGTGCCGGTTCCGTCTCCTTCTGCCATCCCCATAATATGGACGAGGTTTCAAGATCTAATAGACTATGCCACTACTTGTAAAGTATTCAGTCAGATTTTTACTGTAGATGTTGAGTTTCAGGAGAAGCCTTCTCAAATAGATACTTTACTGAAGAAATCATCAAAAAAACAGCAATCTGCACAATACAGGCCCGATGATACAAATCCAAAGCCTTGCGAATATCAGCAGGTGTTGCTTCCTGACGGCCATCTCCGATCCAGCGCACAGGAGCAGGTGTGCCGTTGTAAAAACGAGGTCCACCGATTGACAGGCCAAGTGCTCCGGCCATGGCTGCTTCCGGCCAGCCAGCATTGGGTGAGCTGTGATGGCGGGCATCCCGACAGATAATGCGGAGAGCGGTTTTCCAGTCCAGTCCGGAAATAAAAGCGGCCAGAACAATCCAGAATGCAGAAAGTCGTGAAGCGGGCAAATTGATGAGATCGTCCAGCCGGGCTGAGGTCTTGCCAAACGCTTCATAACGCTCGTTACGATGACCGATCATGCTGTCCGCTGTGTTTACGGCTTTATAAAATACGGCTCCCGGTAGCCCGCCGAGGGTGGACCAGAGTGCGGGAGCGACAACACCGTCCGAGAAGTTTTCTGCGAGTGTCTCGATGGTGGCGCGGCAGATGGCTGCTTCATCCAAAACGCTGGTGTCACGCCCCACAATTCTCCCGACGGCTTGGCGCCCTTCCTGCAAACCGCCTTCTTCGAGTGCAAGCGCGACGGCTTTGACATGATCGTGCAGGGAGCGTTGCGCCAGGCAACAGCTTGCCAGAATACCGCACGGTAGAGGTGCTCGACGTAAACTCCGCGAAATTGCAACAGCGAGACCGACTGGGACGGCAGTCAGAACCCCGGCGCTCAAGGCTCCGGTTGCAATTCTTTTGCGGCGTGAAAAAGCCGGTCGATTCAGGTGCCGTTCAAGTGTCGAGATCAGTGTCCCTTGCCACATGACCGGGTGCCGGATGACAGAATAAAGACGCTTCGGGTAGCCGAACAGCCCTTCAGTCAGAGTGGCTATGAACGCAATCGCAGGAAAAAATGGCATGACTGCAATGCGTCCCAAGTGAAAAATGCACAATGGCGCGTATGTGGCGAGCATGAAAGGTGATTTTTTACTTAGAGCCTGATTCGAAAGTTTTTCAGGACTGACAGTGCCTTGCGGTTCTGCGGGTCAGCATGCGGATTGAGGCGATCAAAGTCCATGCTGTTGACGAGGCTATGGACTTTTCCCAGTCTTTGGCGAGCCGCCTGCAGCGACCGAGCCAGGCGACTGTTCGTTCGACCACCCAGCGGCGAGGCAGGATTTCAAAGCCCCTGGCTGTGTCTGATCGCCTGATGATTTCGACCGTCCATTTTCCCATGCTGGCGAGCGCGGATCGCAGTTTATTACCGGCATAGCCGCCATCGGCGAAGATGTGGCGAAGCCATGGAAAGTGTCTGCGTATTGCCGCCAGGACATCGACAGCCCCGTTACGATCCTGAATGTCAGCGGCATGAACAAGGGGGAAGATCAGGAAGCCGCAGGTATCCGTCAGAATATGGCGCTTGCGACCTTTGATCTTCTTTCCAGCGTCATAACCGCAAATTCCCCCACTTTCCGTGGTTTTCACCGACTGGCTATCAATCACGCCCGCGCTCGGGGTGGCCTCACGCCCTTCGATCTCCCGCAGGTTCATGACCAGTACCGTGTTCATCGCTTCGAACAGTCCGGCCTCACGCCATGCGTAAAAGTAGCGCCTGACGGTCGAGACCGGCGGAAAGCATTTCGGCAGCAGACGCCACGCACACCCACCCGAGGCGATATAGAGTATCGCGTTTACAACCTCGCGCATATCCGCCGTGCGAGGCCGTCCGCCCCGTTTCGCCGGGGGCACGAACGGCATAATCAAAGCCCACTCGGCATCCGTCATATCCGATGGATATCGCAATCCCTCCCGGCTATGTTCGTGTCGGGCAATACCAGTCCATGCCACCATTCACTCCATCTCTTCGCAAAGACGGATGAATCACAATATGCTGGTATTGTTCAAAAACTTTCGGATCAGGCTCTTAATTTTATCTGATTGCAAAATGTTCTCTTTGTGCGGCACTCTCATCCCCATTGCTCTTGGAGATCTGTACCCGATATCCACAGGGTTGTTCACACAACCATCCTCAGAATCTGTGGATAATGAGGCTTTCGTCTTGGCCTTTAGAGTGGCATCGCCTTCGTGCTCTCTTCTGCGTCGAGAATATTCTGATCACATGTTTGCGCCCAGACTGATCTTAAAAAGACGTTACTTCGTCAAGTCTCCATAAACCGAAGCACATGCAGGAAGGCCGCCTCGATCGCCGCACAGTTGCCGCGCCGAAACGTCGCGATCGTGTCATGGTCAGGATGCAGGTTCGCCGCCACAAAGCGCATAGTGGATTTTGAAGTGTGCTGTCATGACTTGGACAAAACCGTGACCCATTCGGATAAATAATAAAAATCCCCGTCCGCCCTTTGCATTGGTTCTGACAGTCAAAATTCTGATGATCCAGTTTTGATCGACAAGAGAGCGATAGGGCGGGAGGCAGCGATTATACTTTAGTATATTTCTAATATACTCATTGTAGACTGAAGTATGGCAATAAGTGCTTGCGGTAAAGCCCGGCATCGGGAGAATAACGCAGGTTGCCGGGAGAACCCGGTCTACAGCCTTATTGTATATCTTCTGTGCCCTTCATGACGATTTCGCGCATCCTGCATGAGAACGGTCCATTCCGTTGTCATGCGGCTGCGCTTTGCTTGTCTCTCGCGGCACCCCACTTTTTGTCATGGGGAGTGTTTCAGCATGAACAGCTTCGAGACTGTCCTGCGGACTCTGTTCAGCCTGTTTCTGACACGGCGGCATACGCACCGTTATTTCCGACGTCAGGCGATCCTTGAAAGCCTGAACAGGCTGGGAACAGAAGAAAGACCAGCATCGCTGCGCTATGAGTCCAGAAAGATGCGTCAGGTTGCGACGGACGATGTTCCCGCAGTGCTCTCGCGCATGGACTCCTCTCCCGAAGGGCTGACCAGCGCACAGGTTGAAAGCCGGCGGGCGCAGTTCGGTCCCAACGAGGTGGAGCATGAAAAGCCCCTGCCGGCCTGGCGGCATCTGGGTCGCTGTTATGGCAATCCGTTCAATCTTCTGTTGACCGCACTCGCCTTGATCTCCGCTCTGACGCACGACATGAAGGCAACCGTGGTCATCGGAACGATGGTCGTGCTGAGCACGCTCATTCGCTTTGTGCAGGAAGGGCGTTCCAACCGCGCGGCTGAACGGCTGAAGGCCATGGTGAGCAACACCGCGACCGTCATCCGACGTCAGGTATCCGACGCTGCGGCTGTGGTCGGGGCTGGGTCCGATGGCGCACGTTGCTGCGGTGAGCATCTTGACACAACGCAGTCCGCCGAGCCGGTTGAGTTGCCGATCAGCGATCTTGTGCCGGGTGATCACGTCATCCTGTCCGCTGGCGATATGATCCCGGCGGACTGCCGGGTGCTGACGGCCCGAGATCTGTTCGTCTCACAGGGCGCGATGACGGGCGAATCTCTACCTGTTGAAAAATTTTCTGAAATTGACAGGCCTTTTACGTCCGTTTTCGAAACGCCGAATCTCGTCTTCATGGGCACCAATGTCGTCTCCGGCTCCGCGACCGCACTGGTGGTTGCAACCGGTCCGCGCACCTGTTTCGGGACACTGTCGGCCCGTGTCACGGCGTCGGACCGCACACCCACGGCGTTTGAGGCCGGTGTGAACAGCGTGAGCTGGCTGCTGATCCGCTTTGCCCTCGTCATGGCCCCGGTGGTGCTCCTCATCAACGGGCTGACAAAAGGTGACTGGGTCGATGCCTCCCTGTTCGCGCTTT
The Acetobacter aceti genome window above contains:
- a CDS encoding DUF3445 domain-containing protein, translated to MSGQTQIRDSYRPPFRVDNSEETILRFPFPFPEDNYMYSMNIEPHVKGGPVEAMSHTFDVDEHYIGECAEKARILAEDPKRCMVLPHMRDAEWDFLELGMDSLSSDYPEHFTLKKEGNDWSWENHLLNISQSFVFGDAATLPLAPFEYMARQMQGDFTLHDQRENDLWMDGGMVTSQADWSLKFDMGMSFRQWHAPVPKASEMGIFDRGLRFLLMLQYGRPVRRLNWTMTINPRLDTSPENYMIWGEDRASVTAENVAEKVHLRVELQTLYRLPRSNAVLFAIRCYLMPIKDIMTVPKWRKRLHRVLRDLDPALASYKGLDLFRPTVVEFLRPYDDGAPLSSGIQSV
- a CDS encoding dicarboxylate/amino acid:cation symporter, with the translated sequence MTETSSPSPRRKPWKSLYVQVLIAVVAGVLLGYFDPGLGAAVRPLGDGFIKLVKMVIAPVIFLTVSTGIAGMGNLGKAGRIGAKAMAYFLFFSTLALIVGMVIANVVQPGASMHVDVRSLDTTSIGGYVERAKEHSFSDFLLQIIPTTTASAFTSGEILQVLFVAIVFGISLSHMGPRGEPVLKLFKQLTELVFGVVRIVMLAAPIGAFGAMAFTIGKFGIGSVISLIWLVATFYFTSILFILLVLGIVARLCGFSIIRLLGYLREELLIVLGTSSSESALPTLMSKLEAAGCDRPIVGLVVPMGYSFNLDGTNIYMTIAALFVAQATDVHLSLGEQLALLLVAMVSSKGAAGVTGAGFVTLAATLSVVPSIPVAGMALILGVDKFMSECRSLTNIVGNAVATIVVARWEGALDMNKLQDALAGRLPPPEIDTAGCNVSGQDAVLPENTPSFH
- a CDS encoding DNA recombination protein RmuC; this encodes MVPTSAGSPETGLWIGLLACAGLVIFVLLFILVRYRSTSGGESDSDLLARLYVLVEREAGLRYSEAEQQRIRLAETERALIGRVEQMRAELMERVAHLSGALGKDQAEARAVQSEALREMAEASALQLNAIRGAVTEQLHAAVERQMQTSFQRVLEQFSAMQKAMGEVSAMTAQIGDLKRLFGNVKTRGGWGEAQLRAILEDVLPPGTFEANRRLGQGREVVEFVVRMPVRGPNPPVLAIDSKFPTEAYERLLDAVTQDDRDAERGSRRALENTVKMEARKIASKYIVPPETVEFAVLYLPTDGLYAEVARAPGLIDEIGRTCRVLIMGPSLMPALLRTIHLGYVTLSLEERTDTIAHLLGSTRQEMLKMDGVLEKLSRNAQSMSSTIEDARQRTRVVARQLRSLDTTDDGGAWHEPSAG
- the cbiB gene encoding adenosylcobinamide-phosphate synthase CbiB: MPFFPAIAFIATLTEGLFGYPKRLYSVIRHPVMWQGTLISTLERHLNRPAFSRRKRIATGALSAGVLTAVPVGLAVAISRSLRRAPLPCGILASCCLAQRSLHDHVKAVALALEEGGLQEGRQAVGRIVGRDTSVLDEAAICRATIETLAENFSDGVVAPALWSTLGGLPGAVFYKAVNTADSMIGHRNERYEAFGKTSARLDDLINLPASRLSAFWIVLAAFISGLDWKTALRIICRDARHHSSPNAGWPEAAMAGALGLSIGGPRFYNGTPAPVRWIGDGRQEATPADIRKALDLYHRACIVQIAVFLMISSVKYLFEKASPETQHLQ
- a CDS encoding IS5 family transposase, producing the protein MVAWTGIARHEHSREGLRYPSDMTDAEWALIMPFVPPAKRGGRPRTADMREVVNAILYIASGGCAWRLLPKCFPPVSTVRRYFYAWREAGLFEAMNTVLVMNLREIEGREATPSAGVIDSQSVKTTESGGICGYDAGKKIKGRKRHILTDTCGFLIFPLVHAADIQDRNGAVDVLAAIRRHFPWLRHIFADGGYAGNKLRSALASMGKWTVEIIRRSDTARGFEILPRRWVVERTVAWLGRCRRLAKDWEKSIASSTAWTLIASIRMLTRRTARHCQS